One Thalassotalea hakodatensis DNA segment encodes these proteins:
- a CDS encoding helix-turn-helix domain-containing protein, with amino-acid sequence MNMVFNPSRLKLARTRRQLTIKKLAELVGLTPRAVSEYEKERCTSVPKGQTIASISEALFYPPEFFFEEDDIDEVATDSVSFRSLKSMKASHQHAAISAGSLGVMVDTYLRDKFELPKVNLPDLKDSTPEEAATLIRSEWGLGNNSISDVISLLEKYGVRVYSLDEKTAAVDAFSFWRDGVPYVFLNTQKSGERSRFDACHELGHLVLHRESVPQGKDIEREADTFAAYFLMPTDTVKKLSGRFFSISDILKLKKSWKVSAMALIVHMRRLEVLSEWQYKSMIIEASKMGLRTKEIEGIPKEKSKLLNNILEKLKLKNIGVSDIAKDLKLPVEEVSNLLFRFNVIGGSNVKTNKPKPTLTVVK; translated from the coding sequence ATGAATATGGTATTTAACCCTTCTAGACTAAAACTTGCGAGAACTAGGAGGCAATTAACTATAAAGAAGCTAGCCGAGCTAGTGGGTTTAACACCGAGAGCTGTGTCAGAATACGAAAAAGAGCGATGCACGTCTGTTCCAAAGGGGCAGACTATTGCATCAATATCTGAGGCTTTATTTTATCCTCCAGAGTTTTTCTTTGAAGAAGATGACATTGATGAGGTGGCAACTGACTCTGTATCGTTCAGGTCACTAAAAAGCATGAAAGCCTCTCATCAACATGCAGCTATTAGTGCGGGTTCTCTAGGTGTTATGGTTGACACCTATTTGAGAGATAAGTTCGAGTTACCCAAAGTAAACCTTCCTGATTTAAAGGATTCAACCCCAGAGGAAGCAGCAACACTTATAAGGAGTGAATGGGGGTTGGGCAACAATAGCATCAGTGATGTTATTAGTTTACTTGAGAAGTACGGAGTAAGAGTGTACTCCCTAGACGAAAAGACCGCTGCTGTTGATGCTTTTTCATTCTGGCGAGATGGTGTTCCTTACGTATTTTTAAATACACAAAAATCAGGAGAGAGAAGCCGGTTTGATGCATGTCATGAGCTTGGACATCTTGTGCTTCACAGGGAGTCAGTTCCACAAGGAAAAGATATAGAAAGAGAAGCTGATACTTTTGCGGCATATTTTTTGATGCCAACTGATACAGTAAAAAAGTTATCAGGACGCTTTTTTTCCATTAGCGACATACTCAAACTAAAAAAAAGCTGGAAAGTCTCTGCCATGGCCTTAATTGTACATATGAGGAGATTGGAAGTTTTAAGCGAGTGGCAATACAAATCAATGATAATAGAAGCAAGTAAAATGGGCTTAAGAACAAAAGAAATAGAAGGCATACCTAAAGAAAAGTCTAAGCTACTGAATAACATCTTAGAAAAATTAAAATTAAAAAACATTGGAGTTAGCGATATTGCAAAAGATTTAAAATTACCAGTTGAAGAGGTTAGCAATTTACTTTTTAGGTTTAATGTAATTGGTGGTAGCAATGTAAAAACAAACAAACCAAAACCAACTCTAACTGTAGTGAAATAA
- a CDS encoding helix-turn-helix domain-containing protein, translated as MNISIDKLKGLRKQNGWSQERLADISGVSLRTIQRIESGENASFESQLSIATAFNIPPSELLDDKEVKVGNGGVNWGGITGILLCLALMLLQFKLGSAPYFDLVSLLLVIGLPFAMSSLSLGLRNSISTLSLIRWVFVLPKNEIALQKFLPPLNKYIIYCHVAGGISTLVGIIAVFMTSASYEYQYAPVAKYPFAMGLGVSMLTSLYAAMFAEFILRPLKHMIERQLIHHKNQ; from the coding sequence ATGAATATTTCTATCGACAAGCTAAAAGGGCTACGTAAGCAAAATGGTTGGTCTCAAGAACGTTTAGCAGATATTAGCGGCGTGAGCCTAAGAACCATTCAGCGCATTGAAAGCGGAGAAAATGCCTCGTTTGAATCACAACTATCCATTGCTACAGCCTTTAACATACCTCCTTCAGAATTATTAGATGATAAAGAAGTAAAAGTTGGCAATGGCGGAGTAAATTGGGGAGGAATAACCGGTATATTGCTGTGTTTAGCATTAATGTTGCTCCAATTCAAACTGGGTAGTGCACCATACTTTGACTTGGTAAGTTTATTACTAGTTATTGGTTTACCATTTGCGATGTCTTCTTTGTCTTTAGGACTTCGAAACTCAATATCTACTTTATCACTCATTCGTTGGGTCTTCGTTTTACCTAAAAATGAGATAGCTTTACAAAAATTTTTGCCTCCTCTAAATAAGTATATTATCTACTGTCATGTGGCAGGGGGAATTTCAACGCTCGTTGGCATTATTGCAGTATTTATGACATCAGCATCTTATGAATATCAATATGCCCCCGTTGCTAAATACCCATTTGCTATGGGGTTGGGGGTTTCGATGCTCACCTCACTATACGCAGCAATGTTTGCAGAATTCATTCTACGACCACTTAAACATATGATTGAGCGGCAACTGATACACCACAAAAATCAATAA